In one Nicotiana tomentosiformis chromosome 6, ASM39032v3, whole genome shotgun sequence genomic region, the following are encoded:
- the LOC104115431 gene encoding IAA-amino acid hydrolase ILR1-like 4 produces the protein MGFLKWVLAFFSLCTYLATPTLSDSLLNKEELANISTNFLNLAKRTDLFDWMVKIRRTIHENPELGFEEFETSKLIRNELDKMGIYYEYPVAVTGVVGFIGTGKSPFVALRADMDALPLQEEVEWEHKSKIPGKMHACGHDAHIAMLLGAAKILQERSTELQGTILLVFQPAEEGGGGAKKMLESGILDNVDAIFGLHISATCPIGTVTANSGPIMAGSGFFEAVIKGKGGHAAIPQHTIDPILAASNIIVSLQHLVSREANPLDSQVVTVGMFKGGGAFNVIPDSVTIGGTFRAFSKESFTQLKQRIVEVITRQAAVQRCNATVDFDTKNRPFYPVTVNNKALHEHFRDVAAQMLGNDKIIEKKPTMGTEDFSFFAEAFPGYFYLLGMVDETKGRFESGHNPFYRVNEDALPYGAALHASLATTYLLERQLKTTTHDRNVHDEL, from the exons ATGGGTTTCTTGAAATGGGTTCTTGCCTTTTTCAGTCTATGCACATATTTAGCAACTCCCACCTTATCAGATTCTTTATTGAACAAAGAGGAGTTGGCCAATATTTCAACCAATTTCTTGAATTTGGCAAAAAGAACAGACCTTTTTGATTGGATGGTGAAAATTAGGAGGACTATACATGAAAATCCTGAGTTGGGGTTTGAGGAATTTGAGACTAGTAAACTTATCAGAAATGAGCTTGATAAAATGGGAATTTATTACGAGTACCCTGTAGCTGTTACTGGTGTAGTTGGTTTTATTGGTACTGGAAAATCACCTTTTGTAGCTCTTAGAGCTGATATGGATGCTCTTCCTTTGCAG GAGGAAGTGGAATGGGAGCACAAGAGTAAAATACCGGGCAAGATGCATGCGTGTGGACATGATGCTCACATTGCTATGCTTCTTGGTGCTGCAAAAATTCTTCAAGAGCGGAGCACTGAGTTACAG GGAACTATTCTTTTGGTTTTTCAGCCAGCTGAGGAGGGAGGTGGAGGAGCAAAGAAAATGCTTGAATCTGGGATACTTGATAATGTTGATGCCATCTTTGGTCTGCATATTTCTGCCACTTGTCCTATTGGCACTGTTACCGCCAATTCTGGCCCTATCATGGCTGGCAGTGGCTTCTTTGAGGCGGTAATAAAGGGGAAAGGTGGTCATGCCGCAATTCCTCAGCACACTATAGATCCAATCTTAGCAGCTTCTAACATTATAGTTAGTTTGCAACATCTTGTTTCACGGGAAGCCAATCCCTTGGATTCACAG GTTGTTACGGTTGGTATGTTCAAAGGTGGTGGTGCATTTAACGTTATACCTGACTCTGTCACAATCGGTGGAACTTTCAGGGCATTCTCAAAAGAAAGTTTCACGCAACTTAAACAGAGAATCGTAGAG GTTATCACAAGACAAGCTGCCGTACAAAGGTGCAACGCAACAGTTGACTTTGATACCAAAAATAGGCCGTTTTACCCGGTGACAGTAAATAATAAAGCTTTGCATGAACATTTTCGAGATGTAGCTGCACAGATGCTGGGCAACGACAAGATCATAGAAAAGAAACCCACTATGGGCACAGAAGATTTTTCATTCTTTGCTGAGGCTTTTCCTGGATACTTCTACTTACTTGGAATGGTGGATGAAACTAAAGGACGATTCGAGTCAGGTCACAACCCTTTCTACAGAGTCAATGAAGATGCACTTCCATATGGTGCTGCTTTACATGCATCGTTAGCCACGACTTACCTTCTTGAACGTCAGTTAAAAACAACGACACACGACCGAAACGTTCATGACGAGTTGTAA
- the LOC104115423 gene encoding small ribosomal subunit protein eS30z/eS30y/eS30x — protein MGKVHGSLARAGKVRGQTPKVAKQDKKKKPRGRAHKRMQYNRRFVTAVVGFGKKRGPNSSEK, from the exons ATGG GTAAGGTACACGGATCATTAGCTCGTGCCGGGAAAGTGAGAGGGCAAACTCCTAAGGTTGCTAAGCAAGATAAGAAGAAGAAGCCACGCGGACGCGCTCACAAGCGCATGCAATACAACAGGCGATTTGTTACTGCCG TGGTTGGTTTCGGGAAGAAACGAGGGCCTAACTCCTCAGAGAAGTAG